Part of the Arsenicicoccus sp. oral taxon 190 genome, CCTCCCCGCCGACCCGACGGCTGGGTCGCCCGTCGCCGAGATCGACGCGGTCGTGGAGCAGGCCTCGCAGCCCGCGCCGCCGCGGACGGCGGCACTGCCCGAGCACCCGGAGCGGCACGACGACGACCCCCAGGACGCGCCGGCGGTGGAGGTCGAGCGCTCCGAGGCGCGGGTCGTGCCGGTGAGCGAAGCCGCGCACCCGCGGGTGCCGGGGCAGGTGGAGTTCCCGGGCCTGGGCGCGGCCGACGTCGAGGACCACGCCGCGACCAGCGATCAGCCGGCCACCAGGGGCGAGGGCTCGGCAGAGCTCGAGGCGCCCAGGGTCGAGGAGCGGTCGGCGGATCCCGCGACCCCCCGGGCCGAGGAGCCCAGGGCCGAGGAGAAGTCGGCGGGTCCGGCGAGCCCTGAGGGCCCGGGGACGGCCGCCGGCTCCGACTCGACCTCCGGCCCCGACTCGACCTCCGGGCGGCCCCGGCCGCGCCCCGCTCAGCGGCGCAAGGGCGGCCGACCGTCGGTGCCGAGCTGGGACGACATCATGTTCGGCAGCAAGCAGGACGACTGAGCCTCAGCGGTTGCGCGAGGACAGCACGCAGAACTCGTTGCCCTCCGGGTCGGCCAGCACCGTCCAGGTCGCGTCGTCGGACTGGCCGACGTCCACGCGCGTCGCGCCCATCGCCAGCAGACGCTCGATCTGGGCGTCGCGGTCGTCCTCGAGGTGGGGTGCCAGGTCGAGGTGCACCCGGTTCTTCACCGTGCGGCCCTCCGCGACCGGGACGAAGACCAGCCCCGGGGGCGCCGACGCCCACGCCTGCGCGTCGACCTCGGCGTCGGAGTGGTCCCGCCCGATCAGGGCCACCTCCTGGTCGTCCTCGTAGACGATGCGCCAGTCCAGCACCTCCGCCCACCAGCGGGCCTGGGCGGCGATGTCGTGGCAGTCGACGACGACGGTGTAGAGACGAAGGTTCATGGGTCCAGCCTGGCACCGGACCCGGACGGTGCGCGTCCGCAAGCCCTGGTCGGCGGGACGGGGGTGCGGCATACGGCTGGGCGCCGCCCCCGCAGGAGCGGCGCCCGCCAGGAGGAGGCCGGCCGGTCAGGCCGTCGCGTCGCTGTCCCCCACCGTCGCGCGCCCGGCCTCCAGCCGCGCCACCGGGACCCGGAACGGCGAGCAGGAGACGTAGTCGAGGCCGACCGCGTCGAAGAAGTGGATCGAGGCGGGGTCGCCGCCGTGCTCGCCGCACACCCCGAGGTGGATCTGCGGGTTGCCCTGGCGGCCGCCCTCGGCACCCAGCTCGACGAGCCGTCCGACGCCGGTGCGGTCGATGGTCTCGAAGGGGCTGACGGTGAAGACGCCCTTGTCCATGTAGTTGCTGAAGAACGCCGCCTCCACGTCGTCGCGGGAGAAGCCCCACGTGGTCTGGGTGAGGTCGTTGGTGCCGAAGGAGAAGAAGTCGGCCGACTCCGCGATCCGCTGGGCGGTGAGGGCCGCGCGCGGCAGCTCGATCATGGTGCCGATCGGCATCGACAGGTCGACGCCCTTCTCCTCGGCCACCGCGGCGATGATCGCCTGCGCCTCGTCGCGGATGAGGTCCAGCTCGTTGATCGAGCCGACGAGCGGGACCATCACCTCCGGGCGCGGGTCGCCGCCGGCCTGCCGGCGGATCGCCGCGGCCTCCGCCAGCGCCCGCACCTGCAGGCCGAAGAGGCCCTTGACCGTGAGGCCGAGGCGGACGCCGCGCAGGCCCAGCATCGGGTTGGCCTCGTGCTGCTTGCGGACCGCCTGCAGCAGCTCCACGTCGTGCGGGTCGGCCTCGCCCTTGGCCTCGGCCACCGCGACCTTGACGGACAGCTCGGTCAGGTCGGGCAGGAACTCGTGCAGCGGCGGGTCCAGCAGCCGGACAGTCATGGGCAGTCCGTCCATGGCCTCCAGCATCTCGACGAAGTCCTGGCGCTGCAGCGGCAGGAGCGCGTCCAGCGCCGCCTGCTTCTCGGCGTCCTCGGTGGCGAGGATCATCCGCTCGATGAGCACGCGGCGGTCGCCGAGGAACATGTGCTCGGTCCGGCACAGGCCGATGCCCTCGGCGCCGAGGTGCCGCGCGCGCCGGGAGTCCTCGGCGGTGTCGGCGTTGGTCCGCACCCGCAGCCGCCGCACCCGGTCGGCGTGGGTGAGCAGGCGGTCCACGGCGCGCACGAGCTCGGCCGTCTCGTCGTCCAGGTCGGCGGTGCCGGCCTCCAGCCCCTCCTCCAGGTAGCGCATGACGGGGCTGGGCACGACCTCGAGCTCGCCCTCGAAGACCTCGCCGGTGGCGCCGTCGATCGACAGCCAGTCGCCCTCGCCGAACTCCTTGTCGCCCACCACGAGTCGCTTGCCCGCGGTGTCGATCTGCAGCTCCTCGGCGCCGCACACGCAGGTGCGGCCCATGCCGCGGGCGACGACGGCGGCGTGGGAGGTCTTGCCGCCTCGCGCGGTGAGGATGCCGACGGAGGCGATCATGCCGGACAGGTCGTCCGGGTTGGTCTCGCGGCGGACCAGCAGCACCTTGTCACCCTGGGCGGCCCGCTCGACGGCCGTCGCGGAGTCGAAGACGATCGTGCCGACGGCGGCGCCCGGGGACGCGGCCATGCCCTTGGTGAGCAGCGTCCGCTCGCCGTGCGGGTCGAGCTGCGGGAACATCAGCTGGACCAGCTGCTCGCCGGTCACCCGCTCCAGCGCCTCGTCCATCGTGATGAGCTGCTCGTCCACGAGCTGGGAGGCGATGCGGAAGGCGGCGTTGGCGGTGCGCTTGCCCACGCGGGTCTGCAGCATCCACAGCTTGCCGCGCTCCACGGTGAACTCCACGTCGCACAGGTCGCGGTAGTGGGTCTCGAGCAGGTGCAGGTTGGCCTCGAGCTGCTTGAAGGGCTCGCGGTGGTGGGTGCCCATGTCGGCCAGGGACATGGTGTTGCGGATGCCGGCGACGACGTCCTCGCCCTGGGCGTTGATGAGGTAGTCGCCGTAGTGCCCCGAGTGCCCGGTGGACGGGTCGCGGGTGAAGGCGACGCCGGTGCCCGAGGTCTCCCCCATGTTGCCGAAGACCATGGTGCAGACGTTGACGGCGGTGCCGAGGTCGTGCGGGATCCGTTCCCGGCGCCGGTAGAGGCGGGCGCGCTCGGTGTTCCACGACTGGAAGACCGCGACGATCGCCATGTCCAGCTGCTCGCGCGGCCACTGCGGGAAGTCCCGGCCGCTCTCCTCGCGCACGATCTGCTTGTACTCGTCGACCAGCTCCTGCAGCGCCTCGGCGGTCAGCTCGGGGTCGGTGCTGACGCCCTTCTCCTGCTTCTTGGCGTCCAGCGCGTCGGCGAAGCGGCTCGACTCGATGTGCATCACCGTCGCGCCGAACATCTGGATGAGGCGGCGGTAGGAGTCCCACGCGAAGCGGGCGTCGCCGCCGATGCTGGCCAGGCCCTCCACGGAGTCGTCGTTGAGGCCGATGTTGAGGACGGTCTCCATCATCCCGGGCATGGAGAACTTCGCGCCGGAGCGCACCGAGACGAGCAACGGGTCGTCGGCGTTGCCCAGCCGGCGACCCATCTTCTGCTCGAGCAGACGCAGCTCCTTGGTGACCTGCACCCCGAGCTCCGCCGGCGCGTGCCCCTGCCGCAGGAACGCCCGGCACGCCTCGGTCGTGATGGTGAAGCCGGGAGGCACGGGCAGACCGAGCTTGGTCATTTCCGCGAGGTTGGCCCCCTTGCCCCCGAGCAGGTCCTTCTGGTCCTTGTCACCGTGCTCGAAGTCGTAGACGTACTGCGTCATCGATCGTCTCCCTTGACAACCTGGTGGCTTCGAGCCGGCCGCTGGCGAGGAGCCGGCCGGCTCGCCCTTGTGACCACAACCTAACCGCCGGCTGCCGGGCTGTCCTGGGCGGGGGTGGTGTCCCAGGTCACAACGCGCCGAGCGGGTGGTCCTGGGTCAGGCGCGGCCGGCTCGACCGTGCGCGTCATGATCCAGGCGTGCTTGCCCACCTGGCGGACCCGGGTGAAGCCGAGGTCCTCCAGCAGCTCGGCGGTGGCGCTGAAGAGGAACCGGCCCTGCGCGGTGCGGCCGTCCGTGACCTCGCTGATCGCCTCCACCACGCCACCACCGGCCGCCGCCACCAGCGCGAGCGCCCCGACCACCGCGCGCCGCGCCAGCCCCTGACCGCGGTGCCTGGGGTCGACGTAGACGCAGGTGAGCCGCCAGTCCGGCGCCGGCGGAGGCTCCTGGTCGTAGGCGCGCCGGTGCTTGATGCCGGACAGCTCGTGCGGGTCGCCATACTGCGCCCAGGCCTGCGCCCGACCCTCCTGGTCGAGCACCAGCGCGGCGTGCGCCGCGTCGTCCAGCACCCTGTCCCGCTTGACCCGGCGGTGGTCCAGCCGCTGCCCGCACTCGGGGTGGTAGCCGATGCACCAACAGCCGCCGAAGATGCCGTTGTTGCGCTCGACGAGCTCGGCGAAGGCGTCCCAGGTCTGCTCCGACAGCGGGACGACCCGCAGGCCGTCGGGGATGTCGGGCGTGGGGGCGGGCACGTCGATCTCGTCGGTCATGGCGACTAGGCTAGGCAGGGTTGCGGACGGTGCACGTCCGGAGCGACCGAGGAGGTCCCCGGCGCGGACGATCGGCTAGGCGGGCAGTCCCGGCCCCGGGTCTCCCTCGCGCCAGTGCCGACGGCACAGCACCCGGTATGTCGCTCCCGCGCCCCCGCCACCGAGGTCGCCGACGGCCACCTGGGCCCCGGAGCGGATCACCGTGCCCGCCTCGATGCGGGCGTTGACCCGCCCGGCCTGGCCGCACCAGCAGAGCACCTCGACGAGGTCGAGGATGTCGTCGGCCAGCTCCACGAGCCGCTGCGACCCGGGGAAGGTGCGCGAGTCGAAGGCCGTGAGCAGCCCGAAGCAGTCGACGTCGACGGCCATCTGGTCGACGAGCAGCGCGAGCTCGTCCACCTGCTCGGGGGTGAGGAACTGCGCCTCGTCCACGATCACGAAGCCGCGCGGCGGCAGCGCCTCCCCGATGGTGGCGACGAAGTCCGTGTCTTCGGTGAACTCCCGTGCCGACACGGACATCCCGAGACGCGAGGACAGGGTGGCGCTGCCGGCGCGGTCGGAGGAGGTGAAGATCAGGCCGGGGCGACCGGCCTGGCGCCGGTGGAAGCCCACCTGGATGGCCAGCGCAGACTTGCCGGCCCCCATCAGACCGGCGTGGAAGCGCAGCCGGCCGACCGCGGGCGCGAGGTGGCAGATGCCGAAGAGCGGGTTCTGGTCCGGGCTGGGGCGGGCGGGAGCCTGGTCGGCCTCCGTCATCGGGCGCTCCTCGCGGGGTAGGTGAGCAGGGGGATGGCGGTCTCGTGGTCGGTCACGGAGCCGTGGACGCCGAGCAGCGCGACGAGCTCGGGGCGCATCACCCGGGTGTCGACGACCGCGAGCGACCCGGTCATGGCCACGACGACGTCGCCGATGCGCGGCAGCACCCGCGGCTCGACGGCGCCGAACCACCCTCGCTCCACGACCTCCTCGCGGGTCAGCACCAGCGCGTCCTGCCCGAGGCGGGCCGACCACCGGTCGGTCACGGCTGCCGTCCGGCGCGGGTCGTCCAGGTAGAGCTGCAGGGCCCGCGGCTCGCCGCCGACGTGGCGGACGTCGGCGGCCAGGTCCGCCTCGACCGCCACGTCCAGCCGGTCCGCGAGCGGGATGTCGACCATCCCGTGGTCCGCGGTCACGTGCAGCGCGCTGTCGTCGGGCAGCAGCGTCGCGAGCCGGGCCAGCTGCGCGTCGACGGCCTCCAGCTCGGCGGTCCACTGCGGGGACTGCCAGCCGTGGACGTGCCCGACCTTGTCCAGGTCGCCCCAGTAGAGGTAGACCAGCGACCGGTCGGCGGCCCCGGCGGCGCGCGCCGCCACCTCCACCCGGGCGTCGAGGTCCTTGGCCCCCTGGAAGGCGCCGCCGCGCAGCGCGGCGTTGGTCAGCCCGGAGCCGTCGAAGAAGTGGGGCCCGACGCGGGTGACGGACACCCCCGCCGCGGCGCACCGCTGGAAGACCGTCTCGTGCGGCTGCCAGGCGAAGGGGTCGACGCCCTCGTCCCAGGCCAGCTCGTTGAAGGTGCGGTCCTCCCCCGGCACCAGGACCTGGTAGCCGACCAGCCCGTGCGCCCCCGGCGGCAGACCGGTGCCGAAGGTCCCCATGCTGGTGGCCGTGGTGGACGGGAAGCCGGACTGCAGCACCGGCGAGCCCTCCAGGGCCGACCGCAGGAACGGCGCGTGCCCCCGCCGGGCCTCGAGCAGCCTCCGGCCGAGCCCGTCGACCAGCACGACCACGGCGCGCCGGGACGGGGGCAGCGACATACGGCCCACCTCGCGGGGCCCGAGCTCGACGCCGAGCGAGCGGGCGACCGCCGGCAGGACGTCGGCGAGCCCCAGCCCGGCGTAGGCGCGCGCCAGCACAGCGGTCCGACGACCACCCACGGGTCAGCGGCCCGTCGTCAGCGACAGGGCACGGGTGAAGGCCCGGGCCCGGGCGACCGCCTCGGGCCCGTCCGCGTCCGCGCTGACCCGCAGCGCGATGTCGTCGCCGGTCACCGTGCCGTCGTAGCCGTGGTCGGCCTCGCAGCTCTGGTCCCCGCAGGTGGCGGGCAG contains:
- a CDS encoding alkaline phosphatase family protein, encoding MGGRRTAVLARAYAGLGLADVLPAVARSLGVELGPREVGRMSLPPSRRAVVVLVDGLGRRLLEARRGHAPFLRSALEGSPVLQSGFPSTTATSMGTFGTGLPPGAHGLVGYQVLVPGEDRTFNELAWDEGVDPFAWQPHETVFQRCAAAGVSVTRVGPHFFDGSGLTNAALRGGAFQGAKDLDARVEVAARAAGAADRSLVYLYWGDLDKVGHVHGWQSPQWTAELEAVDAQLARLATLLPDDSALHVTADHGMVDIPLADRLDVAVEADLAADVRHVGGEPRALQLYLDDPRRTAAVTDRWSARLGQDALVLTREEVVERGWFGAVEPRVLPRIGDVVVAMTGSLAVVDTRVMRPELVALLGVHGSVTDHETAIPLLTYPARSAR
- a CDS encoding thymidine kinase, with translation MTEADQAPARPSPDQNPLFGICHLAPAVGRLRFHAGLMGAGKSALAIQVGFHRRQAGRPGLIFTSSDRAGSATLSSRLGMSVSAREFTEDTDFVATIGEALPPRGFVIVDEAQFLTPEQVDELALLVDQMAVDVDCFGLLTAFDSRTFPGSQRLVELADDILDLVEVLCWCGQAGRVNARIEAGTVIRSGAQVAVGDLGGGGAGATYRVLCRRHWREGDPGPGLPA
- a CDS encoding GNAT family N-acetyltransferase; translation: MTDEIDVPAPTPDIPDGLRVVPLSEQTWDAFAELVERNNGIFGGCWCIGYHPECGQRLDHRRVKRDRVLDDAAHAALVLDQEGRAQAWAQYGDPHELSGIKHRRAYDQEPPPAPDWRLTCVYVDPRHRGQGLARRAVVGALALVAAAGGGVVEAISEVTDGRTAQGRFLFSATAELLEDLGFTRVRQVGKHAWIMTRTVEPAAPDPGPPARRVVTWDTTPAQDSPAAGG
- the ppdK gene encoding pyruvate, phosphate dikinase, which encodes MTQYVYDFEHGDKDQKDLLGGKGANLAEMTKLGLPVPPGFTITTEACRAFLRQGHAPAELGVQVTKELRLLEQKMGRRLGNADDPLLVSVRSGAKFSMPGMMETVLNIGLNDDSVEGLASIGGDARFAWDSYRRLIQMFGATVMHIESSRFADALDAKKQEKGVSTDPELTAEALQELVDEYKQIVREESGRDFPQWPREQLDMAIVAVFQSWNTERARLYRRRERIPHDLGTAVNVCTMVFGNMGETSGTGVAFTRDPSTGHSGHYGDYLINAQGEDVVAGIRNTMSLADMGTHHREPFKQLEANLHLLETHYRDLCDVEFTVERGKLWMLQTRVGKRTANAAFRIASQLVDEQLITMDEALERVTGEQLVQLMFPQLDPHGERTLLTKGMAASPGAAVGTIVFDSATAVERAAQGDKVLLVRRETNPDDLSGMIASVGILTARGGKTSHAAVVARGMGRTCVCGAEELQIDTAGKRLVVGDKEFGEGDWLSIDGATGEVFEGELEVVPSPVMRYLEEGLEAGTADLDDETAELVRAVDRLLTHADRVRRLRVRTNADTAEDSRRARHLGAEGIGLCRTEHMFLGDRRVLIERMILATEDAEKQAALDALLPLQRQDFVEMLEAMDGLPMTVRLLDPPLHEFLPDLTELSVKVAVAEAKGEADPHDVELLQAVRKQHEANPMLGLRGVRLGLTVKGLFGLQVRALAEAAAIRRQAGGDPRPEVMVPLVGSINELDLIRDEAQAIIAAVAEEKGVDLSMPIGTMIELPRAALTAQRIAESADFFSFGTNDLTQTTWGFSRDDVEAAFFSNYMDKGVFTVSPFETIDRTGVGRLVELGAEGGRQGNPQIHLGVCGEHGGDPASIHFFDAVGLDYVSCSPFRVPVARLEAGRATVGDSDATA
- a CDS encoding VOC family protein, whose protein sequence is MNLRLYTVVVDCHDIAAQARWWAEVLDWRIVYEDDQEVALIGRDHSDAEVDAQAWASAPPGLVFVPVAEGRTVKNRVHLDLAPHLEDDRDAQIERLLAMGATRVDVGQSDDATWTVLADPEGNEFCVLSSRNR